In the genome of Syngnathoides biaculeatus isolate LvHL_M chromosome 14, ASM1980259v1, whole genome shotgun sequence, one region contains:
- the LOC133512739 gene encoding uncharacterized protein LOC133512739, translating to MLLLLVVTAALSLLPGATSQLAQLFDLTECPVNYYAETYTAAYGFVDEEVFTLVFGNVTGSDLMTFIFENLVELRAFAPTFIVADETSEFVRNLPDLVGTSPCFYGIGLLSSLNTILLHFRTFGAQGAYLITSGVPVTVTTIVRGQLVSTTELTSDTYAYLSGCRYKGQFYPPGTAQCASETVFVTCNATVFLTVSEEDPRCPRKSVCTITVTWSPIDNPSIDDE from the exons atgctcctcctcctcgtggTCACGGCCGCCCTCAGCCTGCTGCCAG GCGCGACATCTCAATTGGCACAACTTTTCGATTTGACCGAATGTCCCGTCAACTACTATGCCGAGACTTACACCGCTGCATAT GGATTCGTTGATGAGGAAGTATTTACCTTGGTCTTTGGCAATGTGACTGGCTCTGACTTGATGACGTTCATTTTTGAAAACCTGGTGGAACTCCGTGCTTTTGCGCCAACCTTTATCGTGGCTGATGAAACTTCCGAATTTGTCCGAAATTTGCCAGACCTTGTTGGGACATCGCCGTGCTTTTATGGTATCGGTTTATTGTCTTCTTTGAATACG aTCCTTTTGCATTTCCGCACATTTGGAGCTCAAGGAGCGTACCTCATCACCTCGGGTGTGCCAGTG ACCGTCACTACAATCGTGAGAGGACAGCTTGTGAGCACTACAGAGTTAACTAGTGACACATATGCCTACCTGAGTGGCTGCAGATACAAAG GTCAGTTCTACCCGCCCGGCACGGCGCAATGCGCCTCAGAAACTGTCTTTGTGACTTGCAATGCGACAGTTTTCCTGACCGTTTCTGAAGAGGACCCGCG GTGCCCGAGGAAATCCGTGTGCACCATCACTGTGACGTGGAGCCCTATTGACAACCCATCAATTGATGACGAATGA